In the Drosophila biarmipes strain raj3 chromosome X, RU_DBia_V1.1, whole genome shotgun sequence genome, one interval contains:
- the LOC108028880 gene encoding ribosomal protein S6 kinase 2 beta has translation MPLADSQKDLRQQPQQQQNVSSTSSNNIAEQQCISSSGLGLQLRQRMQITSSGCSSLAVTPMEHTPTEDEESGGGSSGVNSSVTTVTSSQRRQQLHQVQQQYALQAALEQHHISPAAEQESSRDRPVHRTLCPPPELMELSDSESQGGRIEEAIGGGAPGQEDTEALDDTENEFELKEVIKEGHDKADPSQFELLRVLGEGSFGKVFLVRKIIGKDAGTLYAMKVLKKATLKVKDRVRSTNERKILADVGHAFIVRLHYAFQTPGKLYLILDFLRGGDLFTRLSKEVMFTEEDVKFYLAELALAMNHLHSLGIIYRDLKPENILLDEHGHIALTDFGLSKQPLDGSKTYSFCGTVEYMAPEIVNRKGHDFAADWWSFGVLMYEMLTGNLPFHGQTRQETMNQILRSKLGMPENLSPEAQSLLRALFKRNPQNRLGAGAQGILDIKAHCFFATIDWVRLERKQVRPPFIPAVSRDDAFYFDVEYTSKSPRDSPGGPISASAHEIFRGFSFVAPVLLEGQCAGSNSCSTNASPLHNIAPLPAAPAGAPRTLPGVLPGNFHAEYNLLQELGRGTFSVCRLCEHRASKKHYAVKVIEKAAVAAASTSADCWEEVEIMLRYGNHPNIVTLYSVYEDAGSAYLVMELLKGGELLDRILAVGQMCESEASAVLRTIASAVAYLHEHGVVHRDLKPSNMIYASMRQTPETLKLCDLGFAKQLRADNGLLMTPCYTANFVAPEVLKRQGYDLACDIWSLGVLLYIMLSGRTPFASTPNDSPDVILKRIGSGHIDFTSSRWALVSVPAKELLRQMLHIVPENRPTAAQILDHAWLRDQFANGVQLTEYAVVPGIQLSLGAQQQQQNHISMALRGAVDATFRAIAIPQAANVGPVELSMLAKRRAKDRANLHS, from the exons ATGCCGCTGGCCGATTCCCAGAAGGATCTCcgccagcagccgcagcagcagcagaatgtgtcctccaccagcagcaacaacattgCGGAGCAGCAGTGCATTAGCAGCAGCGGCTTGGGCCTGCAGCTGCGACAGCGCATGCAGATCACCTCGTCCGGCTGTAGCAGCCTCGCGGTCACGCCCATGGAGCACACGCCCACCGAGGACGAGGAGagtggcggcggcagcagcggggTCAACTCGTCGGTGACCACGGTGACCTCATCGCAGCGTCGCCAGCAGCTGCATCAAGTGCAACAGCAGTATGCTTTGCAGGCGGCCCTGGAGCAGCATCACATCTCACCGGCAGCGGAACAGGAGTCTTCCAGAGACAGACCGGTGCACCGAACTCTATGCCCGCCCCCAGAGCTCATGGAGCTGAGCGATTCCGAGTCCCAGGGCGGGAGAATAGAAGAGGCAATTGGAGGAGGAGCGCCTGGCCAGGAAGACACCGAAGCCCTAGATGATACCGAAAACGAATTCGAGCTCAAAGAGGTTATAAAAGAGGGTCACGACAAGGCCGATCCCTCCCAGTTCGAACTCCTTCGAGTCCTGGGCGAAGGAAGCTTTGGCAAGGTGTTTCTGGTGCGGAAGATCATAGGGAAGGATGCGGGCACCTTGTACGCCATGAAGGTGCTGAAGAAGGCCACCCTCAAAGTCAAGGACCGCGTGAGGAGTACCAACGAACGCAAGATCCTGGCCGACGTGGGGCATGCCTTCATAGTGCGCCTGCACTACGCCTTCCAAACCCCCGGAAAACTCTACTTGATATTAGACTTCCTTCGTGGCGGCGATCTGTTCACTCGCCTGTCCAAAGAAGTAATGTTTACCGAGGAGGACGTTAAGTTCTACCTGGCGGAACTCGCGCTGGCCATGAACCACCTGCACTCGCTGGGCATCATCTACAGAGATCTGAAACCGGAGAATATACTGCTCGATGAGCACGGACACATAGCCTTGACGGATTTCGGTCTGTCCAAGCAGCCTCTAGATGGATCCAAAACCTACAGCTTTTGCGGAACTGTGGAGTACATGGCACCGGAGATTGTGAACCGAAAGGGACACGATTTCGCCGCCGATTGGTGGAGTTTCGGGGTGCTCATGTACGAAATGCTTACAGGGAATTTACCTTTTCATGGCCAAACCCGCCAGGAGACTATGAACCAGATCCTAAGAAGTAAGCTGGGCATGCCGGAAAATTTGTCGCCAGAGGCGCAGTCCCTGCTGCGAGCTCTCTTCAAAAGAAATCCTCAGAATCGCTTGGGCGCGGGGGCCCAGGGAATACTGGACATCAAGGCGCACTGCTTCTTCGCCACTATCGACTGGGTGAGGTTGGAACGAAAGCAGGTGCGTCCGCCTTTCATACCGGCTGTTAGCCGTGACGATGCCTTCTACTTCGACGTGGAGTACACCTCGAAGTCTCCTAGGGACTCGCCGGGTGGTCCCATCTCCGCATCTGCGCATGAAATTTTTCGTGGCTTTAGCTTCGTGGCCCCTGTTCTCCTGGAAGGTCAATGTGCCGGATCGAATAGCTGCTCCACCAATGCCAGTCCTCTGCACAATATAGCTCCCCTTCCTGCTGCTCCGGCGGGTGCGCCCCGGACGTTGCCCGGTGTCCTGCCTGGAAACTTCCATGCGGAGTATAATCTTCTCCAAGAACTGGGCCGGGGAACCTTCTCGGTTTGCCGGCTATGCGAGCATCGCGCCTCCAAGAAACATTACGCCGTAAAAGTGATCGAAAAGGCTGCTGTGGCCGCCGCATCCACGTCCGCCGACTGCTGGGAGGAAGTAGAAATTATGTTAAGGTATGGCAACCACCCCAATATCGTCACTCTGTATTCGGTCTACGAGGATGCGGGCTCTGCCTATCTGGTAatggagttgctgaaaggcgGCGAGCTACTCGACCGCATACTGGCCGTGGGTCAGATGTGCGAAAGCGAGGCGAGCGCCGTGTTGAGAACGATTGCATCCGCGGTAGCTTACCTCCACGAACATGGCGTTGTCCACCGAGACCTGAAGCCCTCCAATATGATTTACGCCAGTATGCGACAGACTCCCGAAACCCTGAAGCTCTGCGATTTGG GCTTCGCCAAGCAGCTGCGCGCAGACAACGGACTTCTGATGACGCCCTGTTACACAGCCAACTTTGTGGCGCCCGAGGTCTTGAAGCGGCAGGGTTACGACCTGGCCTGCGACATCTGGTCGCTGGGCGTGCTCCTCTACATCATGCTATCCGGGCGGACGCCCTTTGCCAGCACTCCGAACGATTCGCCGGACGTGATACTGAAACGCATCGGGTCGGGCCACATTGACTTCACCAGCAGTCGCTGGGCACTGGTCAGTGTGCCGGCCAAGGAACTGTTGCGCCAGATGCTGCACATAGTGCCGGAGAACCGGCCGACGGCTGCGCAAATTCTCGATCACGCCTGGCTGCGGGATCAGTTCGCCAACGGCGTGCAGCTTACGGAGTACGCGGTGGTGCCCGGAATACAGCTGTCGCTGggcgcccagcagcagcagcagaatcaCATTTCGATGGCTCTGAGGGGAGCCGTGGATGCCACGTTCCGGGCCATCGCCATACCGCAGGCGGCCAATGTGGGACCTGTAGAGCTTTCGATGCTAGCCAAAAGGCGGGCCAAAGACAGAGCCAACCTGCACTCCTAA